A genome region from Labilibaculum antarcticum includes the following:
- a CDS encoding LysR family transcriptional regulator produces MVNLEWYRTFKAIYEKGTLTAAAEALFISQPRVSLHLGSLESYTGEKLFYRISKKMLPTERGKSLYNALIEPLLKLEEIERYFQKSTENDIPTISIGICFETFQHILERHLHTLNFNVITSFSDYQDLLKKLEKGIVDVVITPHKTEIKGIQYVPVVSASFQEQWQLPN; encoded by the coding sequence GTGGTAAATTTAGAATGGTATCGCACCTTTAAAGCGATTTACGAAAAAGGAACATTAACTGCAGCGGCCGAAGCTTTATTTATCTCACAACCTAGAGTAAGCCTGCATTTAGGTTCGCTGGAAAGTTATACAGGAGAAAAACTTTTCTATAGAATATCAAAAAAAATGCTTCCTACCGAACGAGGGAAAAGTTTATACAATGCACTTATTGAGCCTTTACTAAAATTAGAAGAGATAGAAAGGTACTTTCAGAAAAGCACTGAGAATGATATTCCTACCATAAGTATAGGCATATGCTTTGAAACGTTTCAGCACATTCTAGAAAGGCATCTTCATACTCTGAACTTTAATGTGATCACTAGTTTTTCTGATTATCAGGATTTGTTAAAGAAATTAGAAAAAGGAATTGTTGATGTTGTGATAACGCCTCATAAAACGGAAATTAAAGGGATTCAGTATGTACCGGTCGTTTCCGCAAGCTTTCAAGAGCAATGGCAGTTACCAAATTAA
- a CDS encoding putative quinol monooxygenase, producing MKDLQDYPKGSLTVMAYFKAVSVYKKDVERITKILVEKVKKTEKGNLIYEASWSVNEPDCIVFHEVFENSQAFETHKETAHFKQWGIETEGMCQPGGNIFVIENDKLF from the coding sequence ATGAAAGACCTACAAGATTACCCAAAGGGAAGTTTAACTGTTATGGCCTATTTTAAGGCTGTCTCAGTATATAAGAAGGATGTGGAAAGAATCACAAAAATTTTAGTGGAGAAGGTTAAAAAAACAGAAAAAGGGAATTTGATTTATGAGGCATCATGGTCGGTGAATGAACCTGACTGTATCGTATTTCATGAGGTATTTGAAAATTCACAGGCATTTGAAACTCATAAAGAGACAGCTCACTTTAAGCAATGGGGCATAGAAACAGAAGGGATGTGCCAGCCTGGCGGGAATATATTTGTTATTGAAAACGATAAGCTTTTTTAA
- a CDS encoding aldo/keto reductase: MKYLEYKNGDKMPILGLGTWKSAPGDVYAAVKEAIKIGYRHIDCAAIYGNEKEVGKAISESIAENIVVREELWITSKLWSNAHGRNNVIPALKQTLADLQLDYVDLYEIHWPVAFKTTVLAPEKPEDFAINEYPIPDTWKGMEDAVNQGLTRHIGGCNFKVAKLEELLLSSSIKPEMMQVEIHPYLQQNELVDFCEKNGILVTAYAPLGSSDRPAGMKAKDEPVLLQDELINSLAQRKGISPAQILLGWLTHRGIVAIPKSVNPVRLKQNYESVEIVLSHDEMGEIKGLNKDRRYVDGSFLIVENGPINKSNLW; encoded by the coding sequence ATGAAATATTTAGAATACAAGAATGGAGACAAAATGCCAATTTTAGGTTTGGGAACCTGGAAATCAGCACCTGGAGATGTGTACGCTGCAGTTAAGGAAGCCATTAAAATTGGGTACAGGCACATCGACTGTGCTGCTATTTATGGCAATGAGAAAGAAGTAGGAAAAGCAATAAGCGAATCTATTGCTGAGAATATTGTTGTCCGGGAGGAGTTATGGATTACTTCAAAGTTATGGAGTAATGCGCATGGTAGAAATAATGTGATCCCTGCTTTAAAGCAAACATTAGCTGATCTTCAGTTGGATTATGTGGACCTGTATGAAATACATTGGCCCGTAGCTTTCAAAACCACCGTCCTTGCACCAGAGAAACCAGAAGATTTTGCCATCAATGAATATCCCATCCCCGATACATGGAAAGGAATGGAGGATGCTGTTAATCAGGGATTGACTCGTCATATTGGTGGATGTAATTTTAAAGTGGCCAAACTGGAAGAACTACTGCTGTCATCAAGCATCAAACCTGAGATGATGCAGGTAGAGATACATCCCTATTTGCAACAAAATGAACTGGTTGATTTTTGTGAAAAAAATGGAATCCTGGTAACAGCCTATGCACCTCTTGGATCATCTGACCGTCCGGCAGGCATGAAAGCGAAAGACGAACCAGTGCTTTTGCAAGATGAATTGATTAACTCCCTGGCCCAAAGAAAAGGGATCTCTCCTGCTCAGATATTGCTTGGATGGTTAACCCACAGAGGAATAGTGGCTATCCCAAAATCCGTTAATCCCGTTCGCTTAAAACAAAATTATGAATCGGTAGAGATTGTTCTATCTCACGATGAAATGGGAGAAATAAAAGGATTAAATAAAGACAGAAGATATGTTGACGGTTCATTTTTGATAGTCGAGAATGGCCCCATAAACAAATCAAATCTATGGTAA
- a CDS encoding L-dopachrome tautomerase-related protein — protein sequence MRIQIILLAAILLQSCVNQKSSSNKNEVIEVAQYKGQQVTGVSVSHTGRVFANFPRWREDVENSVVEVAADGTTRSYPSERWNNWAIGKSISDSVFVAVQSVVVHNDDLYVLDTRNPLFKGVTDAPRLFVFDLNTNRLKDILVLSPKSYKPTSYINDLRIDEKKNCIYMTDSGEPGLVILNLSTKESKRVLDNHYSTRAETDHLTINSVKWNNTVHSDGIAFNSKTNRLYYHSLTGYNLYSVSADLLNNGDKEQIEADVKLVAKTAAPDGMIFDDKGNLYFADLENNKIQYLTPDGKINTLCEGGKIKWADTFSIFKGYLFYTNSRINETQNGVSDLTFSINKIKIEE from the coding sequence ATGAGGATACAAATTATATTATTAGCAGCTATCTTATTGCAATCTTGTGTAAATCAAAAGTCTTCGTCTAATAAAAACGAAGTAATTGAGGTCGCTCAATATAAAGGCCAACAGGTCACAGGGGTTTCGGTAAGCCATACAGGTCGGGTTTTTGCAAATTTCCCAAGATGGAGAGAAGACGTAGAAAATTCTGTTGTAGAAGTTGCTGCTGATGGAACAACCCGCTCTTATCCAAGTGAAAGATGGAACAACTGGGCTATTGGAAAATCTATTTCGGATTCTGTTTTTGTAGCTGTTCAATCGGTGGTCGTGCACAATGATGACTTATATGTTTTAGATACCCGAAACCCATTATTTAAAGGGGTGACAGATGCTCCCCGCCTGTTTGTGTTTGATTTAAACACCAATCGTTTAAAAGATATACTTGTTTTATCTCCTAAAAGCTATAAGCCTACATCATATATTAATGATTTACGTATAGATGAGAAAAAAAATTGTATTTATATGACTGATTCAGGAGAGCCTGGTTTAGTGATATTGAACTTATCAACAAAGGAAAGCAAGCGTGTTTTAGATAACCATTACTCAACACGAGCAGAAACAGATCATTTAACGATTAATAGTGTTAAGTGGAACAATACCGTTCATTCAGATGGTATTGCCTTTAATAGCAAAACGAATCGCTTATATTATCACAGCTTAACCGGATATAATCTGTATTCTGTTTCGGCAGATCTATTAAACAATGGCGATAAAGAGCAGATCGAAGCGGACGTAAAGTTAGTGGCTAAGACCGCTGCGCCTGATGGGATGATTTTTGATGATAAAGGCAACTTATATTTTGCTGATTTAGAAAATAACAAAATTCAATACCTCACACCTGATGGTAAAATAAATACACTTTGCGAGGGTGGAAAAATAAAGTGGGCAGATACCTTCAGTATTTTCAAAGGTTATT